CCTTATAAAAAGGATGAGAagactctttacttgggtaggtAATGATAGGAtggggggaatggttttaaaccaaaagaaaggagatatagattagaggttagaaggaagTTCTtcgctcagagggtggtgaggcactggaacaggttgcccagaaaagctgtggatgccccatccctggaggtgttcagggccgggtagatgaggccctgagcaacctgatctagtgggtggcatccctgcctatggcagagggttggaactagattatccttgaggtctcttccaacccaggccGTTTTTATGACTGTGATTCTACGATTCCAACCCGAGCTGTTCTGTTATTCGGTATGGGTTTTGCTTGTGCCGggtctgtttttgtttaaaggCTGTTACGTGTGACTCAACTTCACTTTGAGCTGGAACTAAGAATGACTAGCATatatgattatatttttttctctaattttttgGGGTGAAGTGTCATTTTAACAGACTGCATTGCCACTAGGTGTaaacaaaattgctttcttaAGTAGTTTTGAATAAAATTGATCCTATGTATGTAGGTGggtttttcttctatttttttctttttttatttgaagatgCCCATGGTCCTTCAGCTGTAACACAGGAAATGTTAGCCAGAGAGAGGAATCAAAAGAAGACCTCTTGTGTTGCAGTACGTGCAAAAGGGCCATATGAAACAGTCGGCAAATGAAAGAACATACTTCAAAACGTGCAAAACATGATGAAGTGCACTTGGCACCAACAGTCAGCGGAGATAAATTTTCATATATGGGTAAGGTCTTTCATTCTTCCTGTAATTAGTTTGAGCTGTTTGTGTTCTTTGTAAGCAGCAGTGTACTATTAGGAAGCTTTTAGGGAGGTTTTTCTatggcagcacccagctgccaTAGTGTAACacccagcaggctcagtgcaacattgttgttttttcttttaaatggtaATCTGAGCCACAGTATATTATTTCAGGTTGTGTTTTCAAAGTAATATAATTGGCTTTAACTGATATCAGCATACAGCTTTATCTGGTCGTGACAATTGTGATTTTTTACATGCATCTAGATACAGGCTTGATTAAATACAGACCTAGCTGGCAAGTTTTAATGTTGACTGAAGAAGACAAGAACTGTGGAGAGAATTTGGAACTTGGTGGCAAAGATGCTTTGGGGAGGCTGACTGATTTGGGAGCAGTGAGGGTGTGAAGCTGCAGTGGGACTTTTGCTGTTCTGTACTCCTAATTTATATGGGTAGTTTCTGTAGAGAACATTTTGAAGGGCTGTTCAGGGAGCTTGGGCATTGATCTGCTAGcagacatttctttctgcttgaaaaGCCTGTGTCCTTGAAGGACTGCTTGAACTTCTGCTTTTGGGACTTCTCCTGCAGGTGACTATTGCAGTCGTTACACAGATGGTTGCTGCTCGGTAACGGACGTAACGGGCACGTGCCGGAATAGGTGTCTACTGGGGACCAGGCCACCCTTGTAAGTAATCGGTGGGTTGTTTTATACATGTTGGTTATTTGTCTTGGGCGTTGTTAACAGTACCAGCCTCCTCTTGAATATGAAATCCTGCTAGTGAACTTGTCTTAATGATTAGTGCTGTTAGAGTAATGAGTAACTGCGGGAAATCAGCTTTTCTAGGAAGTAAGGATGTAGAGAAAAATGactggaaataatatttttaagaggCTGAAGTCAGAATTCAAGGGATGCAGGaagtcttaaaataattttaggtATGTACATAGACAGCGAAAGTAACTGCATATTGATCGCAGATGCTGATACGCAGGTTTGCTGCGTAGGAGAAGTTAGACCTAGAATCTGCATTCATCTCCTTTATAAGATGAAAATTATCTCTGTTTTGTAGAGATAATAATTCCTATTATTGTAGCGACGTACACCACTAATAATTTTGAGTTAGTAATCTGCTATTTGTTCCTTGGATACAGAAATATCAGTGAAAAGAACTTCCTGGACGGCAGACTAATCAAAGAGCTTGAAATACATTAAGTAGTTAAACCTCCTAAATGCTCTGCACGAAGGAAAGCAATGTGTGCTCGTGATATTTCAGCTCTGGCCTTCAGAAAGCAGTTAGGATGCTGTGCGGGAAGTAACACAAAATGCCAGGAGTTTAGGACTTGAAACAAATTGTTCTCTTAGGTTTTACTGTTCTTTATTGCTTTCAGACAAGCAGTAACTCAGCTTGAGAACTCCCAATGTCATCAGGCCAAGcacagatgttttaaaacaacctTGCATTAGGAAGGTTCTCAATCTCTGTAGTACCTTTGTATTATTAATGTGCATGTCTCAGTCTTTGGGTAAGGCTGCTTTAGTTGTGGTTAAGAGGACAATTGCCTTCTTACTGTGTAGGGTCAAAGTAccatatttctttaataaacataataaataattctCAGAGTAGCTTCTGTtacttttgaagtaaaattctCTTGGCAGCAGCAGATTTAGTCTTCATTCTCACCTAATCTTAATTCTggtactgctgctgcctgtgctatGTGGAGATAAACTGAAAGGGGGAGCTGATCTCCTTAAAAACTGCAAGAAGTTCCTTTTAGTGAGGGACAAGTAGAGCTGATGGTGTGCCAGGGATCAAACTTGGCAGCGGAGAGTTTTCCAGCTCTACATTCAGTCCAAGACACTTCTCTCACTATTATTATATTCATAGCACCAAGAGAAAAACACAACCTACCTTTTAGGGGTTCCAAACAGTTGGAACTTGTATGTATTCTTGTTCTCCAAAGTTACAAAGATGCCTAAAACTTGATGTGCTATTGAGAGAGCTTGGGTAGTTATGCAAATGGGCAGAGGGCTGCTCCAGCAGTAAAGAATCAAAcatcaggttttatttttttaaatgctaggAAAACttaagttgttttctgtttttctgattcATTAAGTGATCATCTGCATGCGTAATTTTGGGAAACTCTGCTGTAAAGCATGGTGGTACTCAGCGATGGAGAGACTCTAGTAATATTCTTTGTAGTTCTTCTGTATTAACATCAGGTACTTAGCTGGTATTTTAGTTACGTGTGTTCAAAATCATGTGCTGAACTGTGCTTCCTTTGAAATGTTCTTAAGGCAGCCTGCAAAGCAATTGAGCAAGCAAAGAGTCAGAACATCAAGAAACTAATTATCTACACTGATAGCAAGTTCACTATTAATGGTAAGTTGATggttttcctgattttttcaaAGGTGTTGTGCACAGTTTCATCACATAAGGCCCACAGAACATACTGGGGCTTGGGGAGATGAGTATAAAGATGAGAATGCGTAACAGAATTTAGTACTCGTGACTGCTTGATGAAAAACTTTGAGAATATTGGAAGGATGACCTGCTAACTGCATGAAATACAGTTAGAGACAAAGCGTCTGTTACTGGGAAGAATGAGGTAGTAACTAAAGGATTTTTGTCTTAATACATTTGGTATGACACACACAGCCTAGAAAAATGTTGTTCACGTACATGCTGTTAAGGATGCACTGAGGATAGTGCTCAGAAGTTGGTGTAGTGACCCTGTcgtttcattttgctttggtttgggttttgtttggatTGGAGAAACTGTTCACAAACTTGAAGTGCAGTTAAATTTCCTACTTTTCACATGTGGAGAGAAGCGACAGAAAATTCTGTAAGTTGTTTCTTAACATTTACTGTCCTTAATTCAACTTAAAAACCAGAACGGACAGAACGCGAGTCCTTGATACTTCACTTCTAATCAGAACCTCTTTCACACACATGTGAGgtaacagaatttaaaatgagCAGGAAGTGACAGCTCCAGCAACTCGTTCCTTAATCGGagttattttgtatatttatataggaactattattttttttaaatatgaaaaaaggaGGCCTGCAGTGAAGTACAAGTGGATGTGGTTTGGCTTGGTTTTTTAGGAGGTTTGGTATGCAAGGTCCGTGATTCTTCCTTTGGTTCAGGTCTTTGTTGTAAAAGCAGTAAAGATGTCTCATACTGTCCAGAGCagcaaagagattaaaaaacaaaacaaacaaacaagtctTTGTTTAAGGAATACTATAGAAATTTCGCTGGCCAGCAATGGATGGCCAGAATGTTAGATCTTGTTCTGTAGAAATCTGCTCACGTGGTCCTCTTCTAAAATGTTCTGTTTAGCTTGCAGAAGCCTTAAGaagtctgttttttcctctatgtGTCTCTTCAATTTCTCAGAACAAATTTGTTCCAGCTTACTGTACAGTCAGGCAAATCCTTAGCTTCAGTTTGTTGAAGCTCACGTCATAATTGTGTGTGTAATGTGTATGTAAGGTTGTAGTCTTCAAATATCTGTTTGGGAAAACATTGGTAAGTAACTGAAgcaataatggaaaaatacaatcGTGAAAGACAGTAGCAGGGAACCAAACAATGTCTTCTGTATTTGATGTCTTTGCCTGAGACTTTGGAGTTAATGTATTGAAAGACCTGTTAAATAGTTGTTCACCGCATTGTGATCCTTGCTGGCTTCTCTGATAGCATGTTTTATGGTAATGTTCCCTTTGCACAGGTATTACAAGCTGGGTTGacaactggaaaacaaatggcTGGAGAACAAGTTCAGGAGGAAGtgtaataaataaagaagattTTGAAAGACTTGATAGTCTATCAAAAGGCATAGAAATTCAGTGGGTGAGCATCTCATTTCATGGTCTTAATGACGTTTTAAACACTCTTGTAAGCTCTTGCCAAGTATGACCGTAACAAAGAATTTTACAGGTTGTAATATTGTACATCTCTGAATACAATAAAGctgcttgttctttttaaagcaagtaaGATGATCACTTCAGTGTAAGCTAGTCTCTTGTAACTACTATTTTGTTTATTGAAATGTGTGttcatatttttgttgctgtttcttgttactgcttaaaaaacatctgtaatagttatttctgtttctggaaaCCTGAGCTTGGAACATAACTGTGTCTTTGAGTTGTAGCTCAACTCCTggatttgcttttcagaattcTCTGAATGGTGATTCTTTGGTTTAACTTAATCATGAGTGTCTTTAAATGGGGGAAATTAAGACAGTATACCCCAAATAAACTAATTCCAGTTTTCTGTACcttaacagcattttttctaagaaaactGGGTGCAGAAAGGTCGTTAAAATATCCGTTGTCTTAGTTTTAATTTACTTAGCGCTCTAGTagagaaataaaaccatgtCTATACATGTATTATtgataaaaggtatttttctgtaacaacTAATAGCAGTACTAAACATCGTAGGGTGTgtcttttcctccccccccccccccccccccccccccccgtaaaAATTTGCCTCTAATTGCAGTAGAGGAGTGCTGATTCTAGAAGTAAGTCTCTGTACCGTTGACTTCATGGCTGTTAATGGCATATTTATTGAACTCCTGTGTTTACTGGGGTAGTGGGGTAGTTCTTAAGCATGCTCTCCTTCAGGGGAAGTCTGCAGATGTTCTGTTGTTCATGTTATAAGTGTTTCAGAGTTTGCAACTCCCACTAGATTTTTTAGTTTGACTATCGAGTAGTAGAAATTATAAAAATCTAAACCTAAGGCAGAAGTTCAGCTGCCCAtagtgtattttatatttaaaaagtatatatatatttgctttatttacatTCATTCCATCTAAATCTCTCGAAGTTGGAAACTTTATTTCCAGAGGAACAACGTATTCAGGCACTTTTTTTTATGGTAATGgatctgctgcagcagagagtTGTTCTCTCAaattttttcaatttctctctcttacagctgctggcagtggcTTTTACCCTTTCTTAAATCCGCTGCCACCAGCTCAACTGGTGTGGCTGTGTCCTGTGGTCAGTCTGTTTTGGAACTGGCTGTGTCTGTCATGGGACAGCACCTGGCtgcttctcacagaagccacccaCTGGAGCCCCCGCCCCTGCTAACAAAACCTTGCCTAGGAAACCTAACACAATCTCACAAGTCCTTCATATTCGTCTTCTCTCAGGTCTTGTCAAACGACAAGCCTGATTTTCTTACTCTCTTTCTCCCCTGTCCACCCTTACTTCTGACAAGGATTGATTGAGGGctgaaagtattttctgttccttgttttTAAGGATGGATTGTTAAGACCTCTGAAAATCAAGAGATTGTTTTCATATCCCTTTGACGTATTCTGAGTGGTGTAATCACCAGAGTTTTAATGGCATAGAGGTCTCTGTCCTTCTTGGAAAATATTAGCTTGGTTTAAACAGTGAATGCAGAggggtttttctttcctctgaaagtaGGACTTTTGAGTTAGTGTCTTAGTGctgttctctgcatttcttaGGTTAGGTGGTCCTTATCCAGCCCAACACTTCTCATAAAGTTGATTTTCACAATTTGACGATTCAGTTCTTGCTCATTAAAGAGACTACAAAGATTAATGGGAAGGACATAGAACTATGTGCGAGGCATGGGATCGGGAGGGAATTACATGACCAAATTTCATggatatactttttttccttaatttcttcCATACCTAATACTCTTGTACTTTTTTCATGACAGATGCATATTCCTGGTCATGCTGGTTTCCAAGGAAATGAAGAAGCTGACAGACTGGCAAGAGAAGGAGCTACTAAATAAATGTTGTGACATATTGGGACAAGAGACTACTGTACTTGCAGGAAAAGGACTAACATTGCAGTGACGATTTGAactgctgtttttgtttcagagttGAACTTTGAACTGTGCTTATTTCTGGCCTGAAGCGCTAACTGTACACCATCTTctagggagaagaagaaaaaacagcacgtttttttctgcactgtttgCTTTACAATCAAGTCAATATTTAGTTGATGATAtacagtgtttgcttttttctccatcGTAACCAAAGCGCTGCTGTCAGTGTTTTTTAGCAGTCTCATAGACATTTGGATTCACCGGAAAGACAGACTTCTGGAGGAATTACATTAAATCTTTATCCTATATGTTCTGTATTTCCctcttatgaaataaattaatttttttttgtacagaggTATATATTAACAGTGCAAACTCATTGGGGGGGGGTGGAGTGAGTTGATTGGTTTGATAAGAGCTCAGTAACCTAACATGGAGATGTCCATTAATATGCCTTGCCATTCTGACAGCAGCAGTAATCTCTCTGCAGGTAGGCTTGCAACGCTCACGTGTTCCTCACAATATCGCCAGTGACAGCATCTGTAGATTTCTTCATTATGTTACTTGCTATTGCAAGTTGGcatgaacaaattaaaaacccAGGTCACGAGAAAACTTGAACAATCGATTTTTACTGTTCTCTCTAGCTGCTTAAATGTCCAAGCTCTTTGTTTCTGGCTTCCTGtctccaagaagtcattttttttttaatgtgtaccAGTTCTCATTATCGTTGTTTAGCTTCCTCTTCACTGTTGTCCCAGAGGTAATAATTGGccatttcatctgaaattgAATGAGAAGATGATCAGCTTCTTCACATCTTCCGGGTGTCAAGtgtttgacttcattttttccagtcaaTGATGAGACTAATGGAATGGCTAATGTGCACTTGAATTAGAGAGTAATTACTACTAATcaacaaaagttttattttctatgcatCTATATAGGAAGAGCAAACATTTTGCTACATTATCCTTGTCAACTTCTTTGTAAGACACCTTAATGCCACTGAGTAGTAGGGCTTAAGCTAGAAGTCATTGaatctttttcatattttttaattgctgtataAAATGGTGGAGCTGCTGAAGCTTGGTTTTTTAGTGGTTCTCATTCCTTACAGTATTCTTACTGTGGCAAAGTGCATGCTTTTAGGTATTTAGTGTCACATAAATTGTGACGGAGCTAGGAAACTGGCTGGTTAGGCTATTGACTAATAGATGAGTGAggttttctattatttttttcatccaaaattGCACAGCAGTTCTGTAATTGCACCTGTAGGGGTGAGGTAGTACCCTGATCAGATTTTGccctctgcttctttttttgatgtatgtgtatgtatgtatatacatgtgtatatacacatacatacacacaattGTCATGTTTGCTTATTTTAGAAGTTAGACTTGAAGGAAAGCATATAGTTGTCCCTGATCAGATCACTAGTTGAAACAGTTTAAGTGTGACAGTGTACTGAAGAGGTGTCATCTAATAATCTGCGTATCATACATCTCACGGTAAACATGCAGatcctatttattttatagaaatctATGTTGTTTGAAGCAGtggctttgaagaaaatgtgtaaataatGATGGGTATATGGTAACAGCAGTGTAACACTGTATTGTATTTAAGTTACTTTACTGAGTGAAGCAGTTCCTCAATGTGGAAACAAGGAATCCGATAGGAAATAGTTTCATGTTAATTTGATACCAATGTTTATCATTCTCATTCTGGAAATTCAGAGTAgaggaaagctgaaagaaagctGCAAGGCTGATAGCTCTCAGAGGATTGAGAACGCAAAGAAGGTTGGCTGTAGAAGTTGTTCTTCATAGTCAACTAAAACTTCAATAGGGTATTGCCATTTAATAGACATGCTTCAGTGGATAGGAATTAAAGTTCTGGCTGGGTTTGTGCTTCTAAAAATGTGAGTAATTAATCAACATTAGACCAACTTACCTGTAGTGTTTTGGGACTTGCAATTAAGTTTTATCCAGGAGTGCAATTATGTGAAGTACACCTTAAAGGGATCTGGTAACATTTCTAATAACCCAGGAAATACCTGTAAAACTAGACATTTTGGTGAGTAAACTTCTCACTTTTTATGAAAACAGGACTAATCCCCCAAccattttttcagttgtttctcCACCCTTACATGGTGTTTAACTAACTGATGGCTTATTTACTGTGTAGAGCcagaggctggaagggactttGGGGGTGTCTTAGGCGAGCCACCTAGGGCTGGGGGCTCAGTCTGTGGCCACTCAGGTTTTGAATAAACCCTGGGATGGAGACAGCACAACCTTTCTAGGCAGCGTGTTCCAGTGTTTTaccattctcctttttttttttcccttctttttccgtatgtatttttatttctccttgttttgATGCTGCAATGCAGGTGTTTGAGGCTGAGACCAACTAGTGCGTTCACCGTTGAGCACTACTAGTGCAGACCAGTAagcaaagctgatttttaagTTAGGCATGATGTGTGCCATGACCAGCCACCATGCCTGGCGCTTCCAAGAAACCCGTTCGCTAGCCCAATTTGTCCATGGAGACCTAGAACTCGAGGCATGCTATCATCGCTGGTGATGTCGAGCCGAAGCctataaaggaaaataacagctATTTATGCTATGCCTATGCTTCCAGGGCTTGAAATTGTCCCGAAAACGCTGCCCCGGGAGCTGCTCGCCGAGCTCCCCCCGGGGCGGGCCGCGCCGCTCccgcccagccctgcccagcccggCCTCGGGGAGGCTCCCgccgccaaaaaaaaaaaaaataaaaaaaatggtggaGGCCTGGTACATGGACGAGTCCCAGGAGGACCAGCGGGCgccccacaggctgcagcccaACCGCGCCGtcagcctggagcagctgcgCCGCCTCGGCGTCACCTACCGCAAAGTAAGCACCggggcccccccaccccgagcgGGAGGCTGAGGGAGGCCCCGGCGCCGCGCGTAAAATGGCGTCGGGCCTCCGGCGCCGAGGCCGTACGCGGGCGGCTCGCCCCAGTGCCGCCGCTCCCCTTCTCCTCACGCAGCGCAGGCACCGTGAGTCTGTGCTCTGTGTCGGTGCTGAGGGCTCTTCTGAAGGGCCGTGTGGTGGTCGTACAAGAGCCCCCCTTTCCAGCGTGCATCAGGCAGAAGGGCTGCGTGACGGAGAATTTCTGTCACAAACTATAAATCAGGCATGCCTCAGCTGTAAAACGCGTTCATTAAGAGCTCATGATTTTCTCTCCCCTGTAATCGCACCTCAGGGTCTTGGGGAGTGCAGCAcaagcagtgctgcagaattGGGAGTACCTCGGGGGGACGGTGACATACGTTGGTGGCCTTTGAAGTGTGCTGCATGCTGTGTGAGGTAGGGACATGCTGCAAGAGTCAATAAACCGTGGAAAATCCCGCAGTTATGACACCTCAGGTAACCTTCCATTTCCCTGCTTTTAGCAGCTCTCCCACTTTCAGAATTTGGCGTCTGAGCAGAAAAAGTGGAGTGTATCCAAGGCAATGTATTAATACATTTCTGACATAATCAGCAAAGACCCCGAAATTATTACTTTCTCATTTAATCTTATTTATTGGTGctatgctgctgctgttttgtgtaTGACAATAAGCTTGTGTGCTTGGAAGCAAGTCGTGCCGAGCGGGGAAGTGGTGCTGCAAGCAGCTGGTACCAATCATGTACGTGTCTGCCAGCATCTCCAAACCTCAGAAGCTGGGATGCAGAGGTAGCAGGACGGCCTCCCAGATGATTTTGGTGTGAGGGTGGACTGGATATAGGTAAATCAAATGAATCTGGCTCTTGAATGATATTAAGGTGGTAAAAGCAATGTGAGAAGGCAAGTATAGTTTTCTTCAGGGCTAAATCCATACGGTATGTCCATACTGATtttgaaagctctttttttttttttttttttttaatcattcttgATTTTCCCCCATGATAACCAAAGAGTAACTCTGCTGGACTTGTTAGTATCTAGTATATCATTTGGCATGCAGTAGTTGTGCACTCGTGCGTTGAACTTTCAGTCAAAGTGAAGTAGTACATGCCTTGAGTACCTATGAGGAGCTAACTTAGCTACCCACTGGTGTTATCTGCCTCTCCATTGACATTCTCAACAAcgttgttttttccccattaataTCTTGAATTGTGTCTTAAGCATTTGtgtctgaattcatttttttttttctgcctattttTCAGTTGGATGCCGATAACTATGAGACTGATCCATGTCTGAAAGAGATTCGGAAAGCGGAAAATTATTCTTGGATGGATATAATAACTATACATAAAGACAAGCTTCCAAATTATGAAGAAAAGGTATGCAAGCCTTTGCTTTGAATGAGGATTTGTGTTCTGAAGTCTATTGCTAGAGCGTGCAGTCAGCTTCTTAACACGTGTTCATTGTGAGCAGTCTCAGGGATGAGATTtccatgtttaaaataaattctgttcaGAAGTccttaactttaaaaaaaaaaaaaaagttttgatatTGATTTTCaaatgggaggggagggagggggagataGGCGTTTTGCTTCTGTAGATTGGCTTCAAAGTTTTTTAGGTTAGTTTCCATGAGTGTGTCATTTTGAATGTAAGGTTCCTACAAGTAGAGAGCCCTGTAGATACGGACCTGACTTCAGAGAGACTAACTGGGATGAAGGCAGGCTGTTGCCAGCTCTGCATGGGATGAAGGCAGGCTGTTGCCAGCTCTGCATGAGATTTGAAGGCCAAAACATCCTAGTGGCTGTTGCAAAATTCatcttttcaaagtaaatatCATGGAATTTGAGGGATACATTCCCCTTACAAGAAGATTTGTTAACTTGGGAGGCTAGCAGCATGGCTATTTCAAAGCAGCTGAATACGAACAGTGCCAGGCTCCGAGATGAGCCTTCTAGAAGGAATGTTCTCCCTGCCCCAGGGTGTTCGACTGCTGTTCTGGCCTGAACACAGCAACCTGGTGgcatttccatattttcagtaaatttttGTCCATTTACCAGTTTGTTTTAAGTGCATTGTGTTAGACAGGTATTACATTTTTTACAAGGTGAATTAGGTCGTAACTCAAGTATCCTGTGTGAGCTCAATCTGATACAAAGATAAGCCTTTACTGACTGGGAACCTGGACTTGTGCATATTTTGCCATGCTGAATCAGTAAAGGCTGAGGTCTGTTTCAGGCCCACCTGCTCTAGCATGGCTAAACAGTATCCAGAAGTAAACAGATGATGTTATCTGGTATAGAACATTTAAAGCATGTTTAGAAGCATCCAGAGACTGTCTCTGGCTGATTGGATTGGCCGTTTTAATCCTGTTGGTCTCATCTGTCAGTTAAATCACTGCATAGTTAGAAAGCCTTTGTCTGCTTTGCCAAATGTTTCAGCCACATGTCTTAGCAGTGTTTCTGTGTTCAGTAGTTTTAAGAGATACCTGCTATCCctagataaaaacattttatgaagaACATTTACACCTAGACGATGAAATTCGCTACATCTTAGATGGATCTGGCTATTTTGACGTTCGAGACGAGGATGACAAATGGATCCGAATTTCCATGGAGAAAGGAGACATGATAACCCTCCCTGCTGGCATATATCACCGATTTACACTGGATGAGAATGTATGTTACTATAGTTTACTGTAAGTTTTGATGACAAATGTCTGTGAGTGTATATCTTATTAGCAACTGCATGCCCTGAGACTTTGCAGTTCATTAGCAAAGCATATTAAATATGAAGTAGGAATatgaaaaatactaaataattcACAGCATCTGAACCTTTCATCTCCAGGTCACAAATCCAGCTTCATCTCATCAGCTGTAACTGCAAGTCATTGCCACGCGATACCCATAGTGTATCTTGTGTGACAGTGGTGTCATAGTCAAGCCCTACCTGCAGCATGATTGCCCCTACTGCCACTTGTGGCATGGAGATGGATCCTTCTGTGTTGCCTCGTTGGTTGTCTATGTATGGAGACACAGAGCATACCTGTGTAGATCAGTGGCATTCTTCATAAGCGCTAAATTCACCTTCAGGGAAAGAATGATTTAAGGGTCCAGAGCCACTACATGCAGCTAGCGTATGCCAGACTGAACGCTTGCTTCACAGGAGGTGACCTGCTTTTGGAGAGTATTTTTGGCAACAGGACTGTGAGATTGCATGTATAGTCCTGATCTGTGTGCCTGCCCTTGTGGACTTGTATGTTTTTAATCTCAGCATTAGCcctggaaaatgggaaaatgtgtAT
The Cygnus olor isolate bCygOlo1 chromosome 3, bCygOlo1.pri.v2, whole genome shotgun sequence genome window above contains:
- the ADI1 gene encoding 1,2-dihydroxy-3-keto-5-methylthiopentene dioxygenase isoform X2 produces the protein MTPQLDADNYETDPCLKEIRKAENYSWMDIITIHKDKLPNYEEKIKTFYEEHLHLDDEIRYILDGSGYFDVRDEDDKWIRISMEKGDMITLPAGIYHRFTLDENNYVRAMRLFVGEPVWTAYNRPADDFPARKQYMKFLTGEAQ
- the RNASEH1 gene encoding LOW QUALITY PROTEIN: ribonuclease H1 (The sequence of the model RefSeq protein was modified relative to this genomic sequence to represent the inferred CDS: inserted 3 bases in 2 codons; deleted 1 base in 1 codon; substituted 3 bases at 3 genomic stop codons); protein product: MFYAVRRGRRTGVYRTWAECQQQVNRFAAASFKKFATEREAWAFVNGGTPGRQQQQQQPPGPQDAHGPSAVTQEMXSQREESKEDLLCCSTCKRAIXNSRQMKEHTSKRAKHDEVHLAPTVSGDKFSYMGDYCSRYTDGCCSVTDVXRARAGIGVYWGPGHPCKXSVELPGRQTNQRAXNTLTCKAIEQAKSQNIKKLIIYTDSKFTINGITSWVDNWKTNGWRTSSGGSVINKEDFERLDSLSKGIEIQWMHIPGHAGFQGNEEADRLAREGATK
- the ADI1 gene encoding 1,2-dihydroxy-3-keto-5-methylthiopentene dioxygenase isoform X1; translated protein: MVEAWYMDESQEDQRAPHRLQPNRAVSLEQLRRLGVTYRKLDADNYETDPCLKEIRKAENYSWMDIITIHKDKLPNYEEKIKTFYEEHLHLDDEIRYILDGSGYFDVRDEDDKWIRISMEKGDMITLPAGIYHRFTLDENNYVRAMRLFVGEPVWTAYNRPADDFPARKQYMKFLTGEAQ